In Priestia megaterium NBRC 15308 = ATCC 14581, the following proteins share a genomic window:
- a CDS encoding GNAT family N-acetyltransferase, with protein sequence MNIETNRLLIRKFNYEDWQEVYAYTSDANVMKYIPEGVFSKDDAKKFVNENMKGNVKNFPVVLKNENIIIGHIVFFNYFGDHTYEIGWVFNALYHQKGYASEAAKAIVDYGFNTMKLHRIIATCQPENTSSYRVMEKIGMRREGYFKKCIPTDKGWWDEYYYAILKEEWK encoded by the coding sequence ATGAACATTGAGACTAACAGGTTATTAATACGCAAATTTAACTATGAAGATTGGCAGGAGGTCTACGCATATACATCTGATGCTAATGTCATGAAGTACATACCAGAAGGTGTTTTTAGTAAGGATGATGCGAAGAAATTTGTAAATGAAAATATGAAAGGAAACGTTAAAAACTTTCCAGTTGTATTAAAAAATGAAAACATCATAATTGGTCATATCGTCTTTTTTAACTATTTTGGGGACCATACTTATGAAATTGGCTGGGTATTTAATGCTCTCTATCATCAGAAAGGATATGCTTCAGAAGCGGCAAAAGCAATAGTGGACTATGGTTTTAACACAATGAAACTGCATCGGATTATTGCTACTTGTCAACCAGAGAATACGTCTTCTTATCGTGTTATGGAGAAGATCGGGATGAGAAGAGAAGGTTATTTTAAAAAATGTATTCCAACTGATAAAGGATGGTGGGATGAATATTATTACGCGATTTTAAAAGAAGAGTGGAAATGA
- a CDS encoding YrvL family regulatory protein encodes MKRKSRGMDRLIAFIIVGAMVLIILAILMVSYFFGFIGFLKVMGVEYESYWAICLFLFLIFVFGSITELFSKVLIFLMKNARLNRVLFITSAAFVDIFFTFLSVYIADLLVSGITVSILAVTLLSVLFFLMESALDSEFLRKKTS; translated from the coding sequence ATGAAAAGAAAAAGCAGGGGAATGGATCGTTTAATCGCGTTCATTATAGTAGGAGCGATGGTACTAATCATTTTAGCGATACTAATGGTAAGCTATTTTTTTGGTTTTATAGGCTTCCTTAAAGTAATGGGAGTGGAATATGAGTCCTACTGGGCCATATGTTTATTTCTATTTTTAATTTTTGTATTTGGCTCTATCACAGAGCTTTTTTCAAAGGTACTCATTTTTTTAATGAAGAATGCCAGACTGAATAGAGTACTATTTATAACATCTGCAGCTTTTGTGGATATATTTTTTACTTTTCTATCAGTTTATATAGCAGACTTGCTTGTGAGCGGCATCACTGTATCTATTTTAGCGGTGACTCTTTTATCCGTCTTATTTTTTTTGATGGAGAGTGCATTGGATAGTGAATTTCTACGTAAAAAAACAAGCTGA
- a CDS encoding YjcZ family sporulation protein, which translates to MSNAGCGFGSGFALLVVLFILLVIIGCSCYSGGYGGGYGC; encoded by the coding sequence ATGTCTAATGCTGGATGTGGATTTGGTTCTGGTTTCGCTTTATTAGTTGTATTATTTATTCTATTAGTAATTATCGGATGTAGTTGTTATAGCGGTGGTTATGGTGGCGGATACGGCTGCTAA
- a CDS encoding Na+/H+ antiporter NhaC family protein produces the protein MESSWFSIIPFLIVIPIAIFTKQVLPGLFLGLLVGAYLIDHSIVGGVEKLLHYIVQALRNKSNIEIVVFLYAFSGLIGMIKMAGGVKGFVETAAERIDTRKKALILTYVSTIGTFSAPTFRFVTIAPIMRALLKKVKMTTAELGFVIETTATPVIVLIPVATAFVGYMVSIIQMAIDHQGIKQDAYSLFIQSIPYNFFSIVIILVGIYFSFFHHSTSTAPMKLEEEDEKDWHDCHPCVSKDLPSKPWNLLVPLLVVISLTLLLTWWSGHHKSHSFFEAFIKADVLEAMVVALIITTLITLIFFLFQRFTLQNLLNGFITGGNDLMSVILLLSVVWGLSAVTEDLGFSNFVTAHSKWIPQMFVTPFMFIFGAAISYFIGSAWGTWGILMPLGISLASSADLSLPLIIGAVFASGSFGAFSSPLSDDTNTIAKILDLSVIEYAKYKLKPALIAAGITVAFYLVVSFLF, from the coding sequence ATGGAATCTAGTTGGTTTTCAATTATACCGTTTTTAATTGTTATTCCAATAGCTATTTTCACCAAACAAGTGCTGCCAGGGTTGTTTCTAGGCTTATTAGTAGGCGCTTATTTGATTGATCATTCGATTGTCGGAGGTGTTGAAAAGCTACTTCACTACATTGTACAAGCTCTTAGAAATAAAAGTAATATAGAAATCGTCGTCTTTTTATACGCATTTTCAGGGCTTATCGGAATGATTAAGATGGCTGGAGGAGTGAAGGGTTTTGTAGAAACAGCTGCAGAAAGAATTGATACAAGAAAAAAAGCTCTTATTTTAACCTATGTTTCAACCATTGGAACATTCAGTGCTCCCACATTTCGTTTTGTGACGATCGCGCCCATTATGAGAGCATTACTCAAAAAGGTGAAAATGACGACAGCAGAGCTAGGGTTTGTTATTGAAACAACTGCTACTCCTGTTATCGTCTTAATTCCTGTGGCAACGGCATTTGTAGGGTATATGGTCTCAATCATTCAAATGGCAATTGATCATCAAGGCATAAAACAAGACGCTTATTCTTTGTTTATTCAAAGCATTCCTTATAACTTCTTTTCGATTGTGATTATTTTAGTAGGGATTTATTTCAGCTTTTTTCATCATTCAACATCTACGGCTCCTATGAAGCTCGAGGAAGAAGACGAAAAAGATTGGCATGATTGTCATCCTTGCGTGTCGAAGGATTTGCCTTCTAAGCCTTGGAATTTGTTAGTACCTTTACTTGTTGTGATTTCACTTACCTTACTTTTAACATGGTGGAGCGGGCATCATAAGAGCCACAGCTTTTTTGAAGCATTTATTAAAGCAGACGTGTTAGAAGCGATGGTAGTAGCTTTAATTATCACTACGTTAATTACCCTCATTTTTTTCTTGTTTCAGCGCTTTACATTACAGAATTTGCTTAATGGTTTTATCACAGGAGGCAATGACTTAATGTCCGTTATTCTGCTGTTATCGGTAGTATGGGGATTATCCGCTGTTACAGAAGACTTAGGTTTTTCAAATTTTGTGACGGCACATTCTAAGTGGATTCCTCAAATGTTTGTCACTCCGTTCATGTTTATCTTTGGAGCCGCTATTTCTTACTTTATCGGATCTGCTTGGGGAACGTGGGGGATCTTAATGCCGCTTGGCATATCGCTTGCAAGTTCTGCAGATCTTTCTTTGCCATTGATTATCGGTGCGGTGTTTGCGAGCGGTTCATTTGGAGCGTTTTCTTCACCTTTAAGCGACGATACGAATACCATCGCCAAAATATTAGATTTGTCGGTTATTGAATATGCCAAGTATAAATTAAAGCCAGCTTTAATTGCAGCGGGAATAACAGTAGCTTTTTATCTTGTTGTATCTTTCTTGTTTTGA
- a CDS encoding GerAB/ArcD/ProY family transporter: protein MLILLNEINISAAQFRKLVTLYSIGSTIIVVPAAITADAHQDAWIASLFGVASGIGLVLLFTSLGKMFPTLTLMEMNEKILGKLFGKIVSAVFVLSNLFISSQVLYYVGNFLTTQILPYTPLTAIHIAFMGVVIVGVRLGIEVIARSAEILFPWFVRLFGLLILSMIPQIKIEHIQPVLEIHPKAFIRAVLTFLSMSSLTYTILLMIFPSHTPDMKKATQSFYVGNIAGGLVMVTLILLGILVLGPYYSQITMFPSYELGRRIDVGNFLQGIEVVIAILWFITLFFKLCIYFYATLLGFANVFHIKDYTLFSFPVAFIMITLSLIVYPSVSYQKDWDTKTWIPYSLLVGILYPLFLLIAGFIQNKKRRSSNG, encoded by the coding sequence GTGCTCATTTTGCTTAATGAAATCAATATTTCAGCTGCGCAGTTTCGCAAATTAGTAACTTTATATAGCATCGGAAGCACAATTATTGTTGTACCTGCCGCTATTACAGCTGATGCTCATCAAGATGCCTGGATTGCATCACTCTTCGGCGTAGCATCAGGAATTGGCTTAGTTTTGCTTTTTACCTCACTAGGAAAAATGTTTCCCACGCTTACGCTGATGGAAATGAACGAAAAAATTTTAGGCAAACTATTTGGAAAGATTGTTTCTGCTGTTTTTGTGTTATCTAATTTATTTATCAGCAGTCAAGTTCTTTACTATGTAGGAAATTTTCTTACCACTCAAATCCTTCCCTACACGCCGCTAACAGCCATCCACATTGCATTTATGGGTGTCGTCATCGTAGGAGTACGCCTAGGAATAGAAGTGATTGCACGAAGTGCCGAGATTTTATTTCCTTGGTTTGTCAGATTATTCGGCCTTCTTATTTTGTCTATGATCCCTCAAATTAAAATAGAGCATATTCAGCCTGTGTTGGAAATCCATCCAAAAGCTTTTATTCGTGCTGTTTTAACGTTTTTAAGCATGAGTTCTTTGACTTATACCATTCTGCTTATGATTTTCCCTTCACACACGCCAGACATGAAAAAGGCAACTCAATCTTTTTATGTAGGTAATATAGCCGGTGGACTAGTGATGGTGACGTTAATCTTACTCGGAATTCTAGTACTTGGTCCTTATTACTCCCAAATCACCATGTTTCCAAGCTATGAATTAGGAAGAAGAATTGATGTAGGAAACTTTCTTCAAGGAATTGAAGTAGTCATTGCTATTTTGTGGTTTATTACTCTCTTTTTTAAGCTTTGCATTTACTTTTACGCTACTCTTTTGGGGTTTGCCAATGTATTTCATATAAAGGACTACACGCTATTTTCTTTTCCAGTCGCGTTCATTATGATTACCCTTTCCCTTATTGTGTATCCAAGCGTTTCTTATCAAAAGGATTGGGATACAAAAACGTGGATTCCCTACAGCTTACTTGTAGGCATCTTATATCCACTTTTCCTTTTAATTGCCGGGTTTATTCAAAATAAAAAGCGGCGTTCTAGCAATGGATAG
- a CDS encoding phospholipase D-like domain-containing protein gives MIVVLYFIYVFATAVVLFYVPLHKGKDLKVMNTENFYGKKESTDRVMLLENGYLSGLVRMQMIQEARHTIDIAYFSIGKGRSSDLLMGALFEAADRGIRIRVLLDGISHGLKGKRKNVLYALAFHNNIELKYYEPFTIFKPWTWHNRLHDKIIVVDGQLGISGGRNIGDKYLASQPDKNFVYDRDVLIYNTKQESYSVIVSMEKYVEKLWNHPYTRKAFPKLKKTKQFRGLSGKKLLIDQYEEAKKANEPFVHPYIVWREATMPTRKVSFITNPIQRMNKSPFIWKTFIKLSQQAEKSIVVQSPYIVPTKEMEQYIDKQVKPKVQRIILTNSITSTPNAMAFSAYLGVKNRVIKAGSKLYEYQKPYSIHGKSVVYDQRLSAVGSFNLDSRSVFLNTESMVMIDSEEFAAELTGAIETKISHSALVGNEGEPVDLNTDSQKNVPPVKSALLHILSVFTRFWRHFV, from the coding sequence ATGATTGTCGTATTGTACTTCATATATGTATTCGCAACTGCAGTGGTACTGTTTTATGTCCCTTTGCATAAGGGAAAAGACCTAAAAGTAATGAATACTGAGAATTTTTACGGGAAGAAAGAATCCACAGATCGAGTTATGCTTTTGGAAAACGGTTATCTTTCAGGGCTTGTTCGGATGCAGATGATTCAAGAAGCGAGGCATACAATTGATATTGCTTACTTTTCCATAGGTAAAGGTCGTTCTTCGGATTTACTTATGGGCGCTTTATTCGAAGCTGCGGATCGAGGTATACGTATTCGCGTGCTGTTAGACGGGATCTCTCATGGGTTAAAAGGCAAGAGAAAAAATGTTCTTTATGCTCTAGCTTTCCACAATAATATAGAATTAAAGTACTATGAGCCCTTCACTATTTTTAAACCTTGGACATGGCATAACCGTCTTCACGATAAAATAATAGTAGTCGATGGTCAATTAGGTATTAGTGGAGGACGAAACATTGGAGATAAATACTTGGCCAGTCAACCAGATAAAAATTTTGTCTATGACCGTGATGTGCTAATTTATAACACAAAGCAAGAAAGTTATAGTGTCATTGTCTCAATGGAGAAGTATGTAGAGAAATTATGGAACCACCCGTATACCCGCAAAGCTTTTCCAAAGCTCAAGAAAACTAAACAATTTCGGGGCCTTTCAGGCAAGAAATTGTTAATAGATCAATACGAAGAGGCAAAAAAAGCAAATGAACCTTTTGTCCATCCTTATATTGTATGGAGAGAAGCAACGATGCCTACAAGAAAGGTTTCTTTTATTACAAATCCTATTCAACGAATGAATAAAAGCCCTTTTATATGGAAAACATTTATTAAGCTTTCCCAACAAGCTGAAAAATCCATTGTTGTTCAAAGCCCTTATATCGTACCAACAAAAGAGATGGAACAGTATATAGATAAGCAAGTAAAACCAAAAGTGCAAAGAATTATTTTAACTAATTCTATTACATCCACTCCAAATGCTATGGCTTTTTCTGCATACTTGGGAGTGAAGAATCGCGTTATAAAAGCTGGTTCAAAGCTTTATGAATATCAAAAGCCTTATTCAATTCACGGGAAATCTGTTGTTTATGATCAGCGTTTAAGTGCAGTTGGTTCTTTTAACTTAGATTCACGTTCAGTATTTTTAAATACTGAATCCATGGTTATGATAGATAGTGAAGAATTTGCAGCCGAGCTAACAGGAGCTATTGAAACTAAAATTTCTCACAGTGCGCTTGTAGGAAATGAGGGAGAACCTGTTGATCTTAATACGGATTCTCAAAAAAATGTCCCTCCTGTAAAGTCTGCACTCCTACATATCCTTTCGGTCTTCACGCGATTTTGGAGACATTTTGTATAG
- a CDS encoding zinc-dependent alcohol dehydrogenase: MKAVTFQGAKDIQVKEVEDPSLKKKDDIIVRITSTAICGSDLHIYQGALPAEKGYVIGHEPMGIVEEVGPEVTKVKKGDRVVLPFNISCGTCYYCQHDLESQCDNSNPNKEIDTGGYFGFTERYGNHPGGQAELLRVPFGNFMPFVIPPSCELEDEALLFMSDVLPTAYWSVENSGVGPGDTVVVLGSGPIGLMTQKFAWMKGAKRVIAVDNVPYRLKRAKQMNNVECFNFDKYDDMGSYIKEVTGGGADVVIDCVGMDGKKSPVEAIEQKLKLQGGTLSAIQIALKAVRKFGTIQLTGVYGSIYNMFPLGNIFERNITLKMGQAPVIHYMPELFKKITDREFDPTEIISHKIPLDQASEAYEMFNNHQDECTKVILKP; encoded by the coding sequence ATGAAAGCAGTAACTTTTCAAGGTGCAAAGGATATCCAAGTAAAAGAAGTAGAAGATCCATCTTTGAAGAAAAAAGACGACATTATTGTTAGGATTACATCTACAGCTATTTGCGGTTCGGACTTACATATCTACCAAGGTGCTCTCCCTGCTGAAAAAGGATACGTTATTGGTCATGAACCAATGGGGATTGTAGAAGAAGTGGGTCCAGAGGTAACAAAAGTAAAAAAAGGAGACAGAGTAGTTTTACCGTTCAATATTTCGTGCGGGACCTGTTATTATTGTCAGCATGATTTAGAAAGTCAATGTGATAACTCTAATCCTAATAAGGAAATCGATACAGGAGGATACTTCGGGTTCACTGAACGATACGGGAATCACCCAGGAGGACAGGCTGAACTATTACGTGTTCCCTTTGGGAATTTTATGCCATTTGTAATTCCGCCCTCCTGTGAGCTTGAAGATGAGGCATTGTTATTTATGTCTGATGTTCTGCCAACCGCTTATTGGAGTGTAGAAAATTCCGGAGTTGGACCTGGGGATACAGTAGTGGTTCTTGGCAGCGGCCCCATTGGATTAATGACTCAAAAGTTTGCATGGATGAAAGGTGCTAAACGGGTCATCGCTGTTGATAACGTTCCATATAGATTAAAACGAGCTAAACAAATGAATAACGTAGAGTGCTTTAATTTTGATAAATACGACGATATGGGAAGCTATATTAAAGAGGTAACCGGTGGTGGAGCAGATGTTGTAATTGACTGTGTAGGAATGGATGGAAAGAAATCACCAGTAGAAGCGATTGAACAGAAACTCAAGCTGCAAGGAGGAACGTTAAGTGCTATTCAAATTGCACTAAAAGCAGTAAGGAAATTTGGCACAATTCAGCTAACAGGTGTATATGGATCAATATATAATATGTTTCCTCTTGGGAACATTTTTGAAAGAAACATCACTTTAAAAATGGGACAGGCTCCAGTAATTCATTACATGCCAGAATTATTCAAAAAAATTACAGATAGGGAGTTTGATCCTACAGAAATAATTTCTCATAAAATCCCTCTTGATCAAGCGAGTGAAGCTTATGAAATGTTTAACAATCATCAGGATGAATGTACAAAAGTTATCTTAAAACCATAA
- a CDS encoding FAD-dependent oxidoreductase produces the protein MKIAVVGCTHAGTAAVKNMAELYPEAKITVYERNDNVSFLSCGIALYVGGVVKDANGLFYSSPSELQEMGVNMKMKHEVTNIDTDGKKIAVRNLETNKEFEDTFDKLVMTTGSWPIIPNLEGIDLNNVVLCKNYQHANHIIEKAKQAKKIAVIGAGYIGAELVEAFEVYGKEVTFIDSADRILNKYLDPEFTNLMETEFENRGVKLALNQAVTKFVGSEGSVEKVMTTDGEYEADLVILCVGFRPNTDLVKGQVDMLPNGAIVVDEYMQTSKKDIFAAGDSCAIYYNPIKKHAYIPLATNAVRMGTLVAQNLVKPTIKYMGTQGTSGLHIYDYNVASTGITETAASLFDMNVKSITISENNRPEFMPTYENITLKVVYEEETRRIVGAQVISKIDATQAINTLSVCVQQEMTIDELGFMDFFFQPHFNKPWHFLNQAGLQALQA, from the coding sequence ATGAAAATTGCAGTAGTAGGGTGTACACATGCAGGAACGGCAGCAGTAAAAAATATGGCAGAACTTTATCCAGAAGCTAAAATTACAGTTTATGAGCGAAATGATAATGTTTCATTTTTGTCTTGTGGAATTGCGCTCTATGTAGGCGGGGTCGTAAAAGATGCAAATGGCTTATTTTACTCTTCACCGTCTGAATTGCAAGAGATGGGTGTAAATATGAAAATGAAACATGAAGTTACGAATATTGATACAGATGGTAAAAAAATAGCTGTACGAAATTTAGAAACCAACAAAGAATTTGAAGATACATTTGACAAACTAGTGATGACAACTGGATCATGGCCGATTATTCCAAACCTTGAAGGCATCGATTTAAATAATGTTGTGCTTTGTAAAAACTATCAGCATGCTAATCACATCATTGAAAAAGCGAAGCAAGCGAAGAAAATAGCCGTAATTGGTGCGGGCTATATTGGTGCAGAGTTAGTAGAAGCATTCGAAGTGTATGGAAAAGAAGTGACGTTTATTGATAGTGCTGATCGCATTTTAAATAAATATCTTGATCCAGAATTTACGAATTTAATGGAAACTGAGTTTGAAAATCGAGGAGTTAAATTAGCATTAAACCAAGCGGTTACTAAATTTGTAGGCAGCGAGGGATCTGTTGAAAAAGTAATGACAACTGATGGCGAATACGAAGCGGATCTTGTTATTCTGTGTGTTGGATTCCGTCCAAATACAGACTTAGTAAAAGGACAAGTAGATATGCTTCCAAACGGCGCAATTGTGGTTGATGAATATATGCAAACAAGCAAAAAAGATATATTTGCTGCCGGAGATAGCTGTGCCATTTACTACAATCCGATTAAGAAACATGCCTATATTCCGCTTGCTACCAATGCGGTTAGAATGGGAACATTAGTAGCTCAAAACCTTGTTAAGCCAACGATTAAGTACATGGGAACACAAGGAACGTCAGGCTTGCATATTTATGATTACAATGTTGCATCTACCGGCATAACAGAAACAGCAGCTTCTCTTTTTGATATGAATGTGAAAAGTATCACAATATCAGAGAATAACCGACCTGAATTCATGCCAACGTACGAAAATATTACGTTAAAAGTAGTATATGAAGAAGAAACAAGACGAATTGTAGGCGCACAGGTTATTTCTAAAATTGATGCTACTCAAGCAATCAATACATTGTCTGTATGTGTACAGCAGGAAATGACGATCGATGAGCTTGGCTTTATGGACTTTTTCTTTCAGCCGCATTTTAATAAGCCTTGGCATTTCTTAAACCAAGCAGGACTTCAAGCGCTTCAAGCATAA
- a CDS encoding DNA topoisomerase III, producing MKSLVLAEKPSVARDLARVLGSTQTKKGYIEGPKYVVTWALGHLVELQTPEDYDNQYKTWRLEDLPIMPEKMKLKVIRKVSSQFRTVSDLAKRKDIGELIIATDAGREGELVARWIMEKVRWNKPFKRLWISSQTDKAIRDGFKQLKPGKEFNRLYDSAVCRSEADWLIGLNVTRALTTKYEEPLSAGRVQTPTLAMIIEREQVINTFKPSEYWTLTAQFSSFEAAWQKGNEKRIFDEKRAKELHSKLSGEAVVKTIKRKMHKEAQPLPYDLNELQRDANKRFNFSAKKTLNVLQKLYEQHKLVTYPRTDSRYLTTDMVSTMKERLESISAVYKEEVRPILRNAQLPKRVVNNEKVSDHHAIIVTDQPVFLQDLSADERKLYDLIAKRFISLFYPAYEYEVVKAELEVNGEQLVASGKQVVNAGFKKVSSGDSEATVKLPDMEEGSKLLIQDVTMKSAFTEPPQRYTEADLLGQMEKHNLGTPATRADIIEKLLQNESIDRQNNRLHATKKGKQLIDLVADELKSPELTAKWERDLEAIAKGKGNAKEFLTNIREQTEKLVKQVKTSNQTYKPHNLTGSKCPECGSFLKEKKTKQGRVLVCSSLECSYRRAKDPKLSNRRCPQCHKRMEIHSGKAGTYFQCRSCQVVEKAEDKKKKISKREERKLLNKYNDDGAFGSSLGDALKQALQDKKDK from the coding sequence ATGAAATCACTTGTATTAGCAGAAAAGCCAAGTGTAGCACGTGATCTTGCGCGCGTACTTGGCAGCACACAAACAAAAAAAGGGTATATTGAAGGGCCAAAGTATGTCGTAACATGGGCACTTGGTCATTTAGTTGAATTACAAACACCAGAGGATTATGATAACCAATATAAAACATGGCGATTAGAAGATCTGCCAATCATGCCTGAGAAAATGAAATTGAAAGTAATTCGTAAAGTGAGCTCTCAGTTTCGCACAGTATCCGATCTAGCAAAAAGAAAGGATATTGGAGAGTTAATTATTGCGACTGATGCCGGGCGTGAAGGAGAGCTTGTAGCCCGCTGGATTATGGAAAAGGTACGCTGGAACAAGCCGTTTAAACGCCTTTGGATTTCGTCTCAAACGGATAAAGCAATTCGTGATGGGTTTAAACAGTTAAAACCAGGAAAAGAGTTTAACCGCTTGTATGACTCAGCGGTTTGCCGTTCAGAAGCTGATTGGCTTATCGGTTTAAACGTAACGAGAGCGTTAACGACTAAATACGAAGAACCATTATCGGCAGGAAGGGTCCAAACACCGACCCTTGCGATGATAATTGAGCGTGAACAGGTAATCAATACATTCAAACCTAGTGAATATTGGACGCTTACAGCTCAGTTTTCATCTTTTGAAGCAGCTTGGCAAAAGGGCAATGAAAAGCGCATTTTTGATGAAAAACGCGCAAAAGAGCTGCACTCAAAATTATCAGGCGAAGCAGTTGTAAAAACAATTAAGCGCAAAATGCATAAAGAAGCGCAGCCGCTTCCTTATGACTTAAACGAACTGCAGCGGGATGCTAACAAACGCTTTAATTTCTCTGCTAAGAAGACATTAAATGTACTTCAAAAGCTATATGAACAGCATAAGTTAGTCACATATCCACGTACTGATTCCCGTTATTTAACAACAGATATGGTTTCTACTATGAAAGAGCGTTTGGAAAGCATCTCTGCTGTATATAAAGAAGAGGTTCGTCCAATTTTAAGAAATGCACAGCTGCCAAAGCGAGTGGTTAATAACGAAAAAGTAAGTGATCACCATGCTATTATCGTGACAGATCAGCCTGTGTTTTTACAGGACCTATCAGCTGATGAACGAAAGCTGTATGACTTAATTGCAAAGCGATTTATTTCATTATTTTATCCTGCATATGAGTATGAAGTGGTTAAAGCAGAGCTTGAAGTAAACGGGGAACAGTTAGTAGCAAGCGGAAAGCAAGTCGTGAATGCAGGCTTCAAAAAAGTTTCTAGTGGAGACTCAGAAGCAACGGTGAAGCTGCCTGATATGGAAGAAGGCAGCAAGCTGCTTATTCAAGATGTAACGATGAAAAGTGCATTTACAGAGCCGCCGCAGCGCTATACAGAAGCGGATCTTCTTGGACAAATGGAAAAACATAATTTAGGTACCCCGGCAACACGTGCAGATATTATTGAAAAACTTCTGCAGAATGAATCCATTGATCGCCAAAACAATCGTCTGCACGCAACCAAAAAAGGGAAGCAGCTGATTGACCTAGTAGCAGATGAGTTAAAGTCGCCTGAGCTTACGGCTAAGTGGGAACGTGACTTAGAAGCAATTGCTAAAGGAAAAGGAAATGCAAAAGAGTTCTTAACAAATATTCGCGAACAAACAGAAAAGCTAGTTAAGCAAGTCAAAACAAGTAATCAAACGTACAAACCTCATAATTTAACGGGCTCTAAATGTCCGGAATGCGGTTCTTTCTTGAAAGAAAAGAAAACAAAGCAAGGAAGGGTGCTCGTTTGTTCAAGTCTTGAGTGCAGCTATAGACGCGCAAAAGACCCTAAACTATCAAATCGACGCTGCCCACAGTGTCATAAGCGAATGGAAATTCACTCAGGAAAAGCGGGTACGTACTTCCAATGTCGTTCATGTCAAGTAGTGGAGAAAGCTGAGGACAAAAAGAAAAAGATTTCGAAACGAGAAGAACGAAAGCTTCTTAACAAATACAATGATGACGGAGCATTTGGTTCAAGCTTGGGTGATGCTTTAAAACAAGCCCTTCAAGATAAAAAAGATAAATAA